In Spirosoma pollinicola, the genomic window AAGATTGACGGTAATCTCTTCCACACTACCCTTTTTTTAAATAAATATTTATTACAAATCATACATCATACATCATACATCATACATCATTATTTACGTCCTCATACGCCCATTCTTTCTGTCCGGCGTTGTCGCCAAGGTTAAAACACCGTCGGCAGCGGGCTTCGTAGCTATCGGTTTCGCCTAAAAGCACACGGTCCTTTGAGGGTACCAGCCGATAGGAGTATTGAGCTATATCGCCACAAATCACGCAAATGGCATGAACTTTAGTGACATATTCTGCGATACTCATTAGTTGAGGCATACACCCAAACGGCTGCCCGGAAAAGTCCATATCCAGCCCGGCAACAATAACGCGTTTGCCCTGATTGGCCAGCGAATTACAGGCATCCAGGATGTCTTTATCGAAAAACTGGGCCTCATCTATGCCAACCACATCACAATTACCGGCTAAGGTTAACATTTGGCTCGCTGTTTGTATAGGGATAGAATGAATTGTTAGCGCTGAGTGTGAAACGATATTTTCTTCGTGATAGCGCGTATCCAGGGCAGGTTTAAAAATTCTGACGTTCAGCTTCGCAATTCGGGCACGAGTAAGCCGACGGATCAACTCTTCAGTCTTACCCGAGAACATCGAGCCACAAATAAGTTCAATCCAGCCAGTACGCAGATGGGGCGGTTCGCGTCGTCGGGAAGGTTCAATAAACATATTGGGTTGGTCGGTAAAATAGACTATACAGGCAGGCCCCAAAATAATTAACGGTTTACCATGACAAATCGAAATGAATATTGTTTCATTTATCCACACGGTTTGCCCGTTGTGGGATTAAATCATGGTGCGCAGCCCGCTGCATTTGATTTCTTCATTGACAACAATCGGTTTGTAGCCGAAAGTTATATATTTACAAAACAAAGGCTTTTCCTAATGTCGAACAAGTTTAACGCCAACGCCCTTACGGA contains:
- a CDS encoding thymidine kinase; the protein is MFIEPSRRREPPHLRTGWIELICGSMFSGKTEELIRRLTRARIAKLNVRIFKPALDTRYHEENIVSHSALTIHSIPIQTASQMLTLAGNCDVVGIDEAQFFDKDILDACNSLANQGKRVIVAGLDMDFSGQPFGCMPQLMSIAEYVTKVHAICVICGDIAQYSYRLVPSKDRVLLGETDSYEARCRRCFNLGDNAGQKEWAYEDVNNDV